The Anaerobaca lacustris genome contains a region encoding:
- a CDS encoding UDP-N-acetylglucosamine--LPS N-acetylglucosamine transferase gives MQDGLKVCLVASAGGHLSQLLKIAGAWSGHAVCWITTTDVVRASLGDEGNVHVVGECNRQHPLRVLAVFMRCMRILRKERPDVVISTGAAPGCMAVVLGHLGGAKVIWLDSITNVNRLSLSGRLVRPFADLFLVQWPQLARRYRGVEYVGAVI, from the coding sequence ATGCAAGACGGACTGAAGGTGTGCCTGGTGGCGTCGGCCGGCGGGCACCTGAGTCAACTGCTCAAGATCGCCGGCGCCTGGTCCGGGCATGCGGTCTGCTGGATCACGACCACGGATGTGGTTCGCGCTTCTCTCGGCGACGAGGGGAACGTACACGTCGTCGGCGAGTGCAACCGTCAGCACCCCTTGCGCGTCCTCGCGGTGTTCATGCGGTGCATGCGGATCCTGCGCAAGGAAAGGCCGGACGTGGTGATCAGCACGGGAGCGGCCCCGGGCTGCATGGCCGTGGTTCTCGGGCATCTGGGGGGCGCCAAAGTGATCTGGCTCGACAGCATCACCAACGTCAATCGCCTGTCGCTCTCCGGCCGCCTGGTTCGGCCGTTTGCCGATCTGTTTCTTGTCCAATGGCCGCAACTGGCCCGCAGGTATCGTGGTGTGGAATACGTCGGAGCGGTGATATGA
- a CDS encoding glycosyltransferase: MIFLTVGTQFPFDRLVQAVDEFFDEYDLDDEIYAQIGSSAYRPRHFEAVPTLDKEAFDRRFREANAIIGHAGMGTIMLAFDCGKPLLAMPRRKKYGEVVNDHQVALADEFEALGHILVAHNASELSAKLTRLKSFAPQRRVASPEAVAERIRCFVKSIDRRK; encoded by the coding sequence ATGATCTTCCTGACCGTCGGAACGCAGTTTCCCTTCGACCGCCTCGTCCAGGCCGTCGACGAGTTCTTCGATGAGTACGACCTCGACGACGAAATCTATGCCCAGATCGGAAGCAGCGCCTACAGGCCGCGCCACTTTGAGGCGGTTCCCACATTGGACAAAGAGGCGTTCGATCGGCGATTCAGGGAGGCCAACGCCATCATCGGCCATGCGGGAATGGGGACGATCATGCTGGCGTTCGATTGCGGAAAGCCCCTCCTGGCGATGCCCCGACGAAAGAAGTACGGGGAAGTTGTCAACGATCATCAGGTGGCGCTAGCCGATGAGTTCGAGGCCCTCGGCCATATCCTGGTCGCGCACAACGCGAGTGAGCTGTCGGCCAAGCTGACGCGGCTGAAGTCTTTCGCTCCCCAGCGTCGTGTGGCCAGCCCCGAGGCCGTGGCCGAGCGCATTCGCTGTTTCGTCAAGTCGATCGATCGACGCAAATGA
- the xrt gene encoding exosortase yields the protein MEENLLLEKLDIRTVVLVGRQDFGRCPLGTRLPAALWPIAGKPALERLLDHLADEGIRSAVVCCESDVSAYVEPVCRGGRLEVAVVTEDLTGGTAGCLRDAVGSDPGDLIVVFSGGIALPPPLRSLVESHCADGSDMTVAFNPGRLDASAPGSPAEIYLCKPDVLRLIPAGGYSDIKEGLIPSILRAGGVVRPVVLPRDVGSFHDRAGYLHAVSMHLAQNVGCADDPMGCEGSPIASQGSIHPSARVFGAVEIGEDAEIAQGAVVVGPAVIGPRAVVGRDSVVVRSVLWDAAQTGHRCELFESVLDGGAVLPDRAVVRERTVVSERPNGSAGQGPAHRRDAWRRMGERISERVESVTNGLPAWARLSAKEMGYLAGGAAILAALLWSYWPTFVDLYGIWRRNDEYSAGLLVPVLAAYIIWSWRRDLERVPVRPAVVAGIIVFVMAQVIRGLGLFLMFRSAERLSIILSVVAITLLLLGWAFLRKLAPAWLFLCLMLPWPNRAQAALALPLQRWATTSAVFCLELVGYEVGRDGNIITIGDTTVAVAEACNGLRMITAFIVISALVVLLVRRPWWEKLLVLLSSLPIALLCNTLRLTATAVAFMYFKGEHVEKAFHDFGGYAMMPLALAMVVGELWFLRRLTTPPSVVSPTVIARREPRQMPQS from the coding sequence ATGGAAGAAAACCTTCTGTTAGAGAAGCTGGATATTCGGACCGTCGTTCTCGTCGGCCGACAGGATTTCGGACGTTGTCCGCTGGGGACCCGTCTGCCTGCGGCGCTGTGGCCGATTGCGGGCAAGCCCGCCCTTGAGCGGCTGCTCGACCACTTGGCGGACGAAGGCATTCGTAGCGCGGTCGTCTGTTGCGAAAGCGACGTCTCCGCGTATGTCGAGCCGGTCTGCCGTGGCGGACGCCTGGAGGTGGCCGTGGTGACCGAGGACCTGACCGGGGGCACGGCCGGCTGTCTTCGCGATGCGGTAGGGTCCGATCCCGGCGATCTGATCGTGGTGTTCTCCGGCGGGATCGCATTGCCGCCTCCGCTGCGGAGTTTGGTCGAATCCCATTGCGCCGATGGTTCGGATATGACGGTCGCGTTCAATCCGGGGCGGCTCGATGCGTCGGCGCCGGGATCGCCTGCCGAAATCTACTTGTGCAAGCCTGATGTCCTGCGTCTGATTCCCGCAGGCGGTTATTCGGATATCAAGGAAGGACTGATCCCTTCGATTCTTCGCGCCGGAGGGGTGGTCCGGCCGGTCGTTCTACCGAGGGATGTGGGAAGCTTTCACGACCGAGCGGGCTACCTGCACGCCGTGTCGATGCACCTGGCCCAAAACGTGGGATGTGCGGATGATCCGATGGGATGCGAGGGCTCACCGATCGCATCCCAAGGGTCGATTCATCCGTCGGCAAGGGTTTTCGGGGCGGTGGAGATCGGTGAAGATGCCGAGATTGCCCAAGGGGCGGTCGTGGTCGGCCCGGCGGTGATCGGGCCACGGGCCGTGGTCGGTCGAGACAGTGTCGTCGTCAGGAGCGTGCTCTGGGACGCGGCACAAACAGGCCATCGGTGTGAACTCTTCGAATCCGTTCTGGACGGCGGCGCCGTGCTGCCCGACCGGGCCGTGGTTCGCGAGCGGACGGTCGTTTCCGAGCGGCCGAATGGTTCAGCGGGGCAGGGCCCGGCACACCGCCGGGACGCCTGGAGACGTATGGGAGAACGCATTTCCGAACGTGTGGAATCGGTGACGAATGGGTTGCCTGCCTGGGCCAGGCTGTCGGCCAAAGAGATGGGATATCTTGCCGGAGGGGCGGCCATCCTTGCGGCGCTGCTGTGGTCGTATTGGCCCACGTTTGTCGATCTCTACGGAATCTGGCGCAGGAACGATGAATACTCCGCGGGTCTGCTCGTTCCTGTTCTCGCCGCGTATATCATCTGGTCGTGGCGCCGGGACCTTGAACGGGTGCCCGTCCGGCCGGCTGTCGTGGCCGGAATCATCGTTTTCGTGATGGCCCAGGTGATCCGGGGTCTGGGGCTGTTTCTGATGTTCCGTTCGGCCGAGAGGCTTTCGATCATCCTGTCGGTTGTGGCGATCACGCTGCTGCTTCTGGGGTGGGCCTTTCTTCGAAAGCTCGCCCCGGCATGGCTGTTCCTGTGCCTGATGCTCCCGTGGCCGAACCGCGCCCAGGCGGCGTTGGCCCTGCCTCTGCAACGCTGGGCGACCACGTCGGCGGTGTTCTGTCTGGAGCTGGTCGGATACGAAGTGGGCAGGGACGGCAACATCATCACGATTGGGGATACGACCGTGGCGGTAGCCGAGGCCTGCAACGGCCTCCGGATGATTACGGCCTTCATCGTCATCAGCGCGTTGGTGGTGCTTCTGGTCCGGCGGCCCTGGTGGGAGAAACTCCTCGTTCTGCTTTCCAGCCTGCCGATCGCCTTGCTGTGCAACACGCTGCGGCTCACGGCGACTGCAGTCGCATTCATGTATTTCAAGGGCGAACACGTGGAAAAGGCGTTCCACGATTTCGGCGGATACGCCATGATGCCTCTGGCCTTGGCGATGGTGGTTGGGGAATTGTGGTTTCTGAGGCGGCTGACCACGCCACCGTCCGTCGTGTCGCCGACGGTCATCGCTCGGCGAGAACCGCGACAGATGCCGCAGTCGTGA